From Brucella pseudogrignonensis, a single genomic window includes:
- the purH gene encoding bifunctional phosphoribosylaminoimidazolecarboxamide formyltransferase/IMP cyclohydrolase, whose product MAVSSKHIPAPDLHRVRRALLSVSDKTGLIDFAKALHAHGVEILSTGGTAKSIAAEGIPVKDVSEVTGFPEIMDGRVKTLHPSVHGGLLAVRNDPEHVAAMEAHGIGGIDLAVINLYPFEEVRFKGGDYDTTVENIDIGGPAMIRASAKNHAYVATVVDPADYADVVTELEKNEGSLPISFRKKLAAKAFSRTAAYDAAISNWFAEAINDETPTYRSVAGKLHSVMRYGENPHQTAGFYLTGEQRPGVATATQLQGKQLSYNNINDTDAAFELVAEFDPARTAAVAIIKHANPCGVAEAATIKEAYLKALACDPVSAFGGIVALNKTLDEAAAEEIVKIFTEVIIAPDATEGAQAIVAAKKNLRLLVTGGLPDPRAKGIAAKTVAGGLLVQSRDNGNVDDLDLKVVTKRSPSEAELNDMKFAFRVGKHVKSNAIVYVKDGATVGIGAGQMSRVDSARIAARKAEDAAEAAGLAEPLTKGCVVASDAFFPFADGLLSAVQAGATAVIQPGGSMRDDEVIAAADEHGIAMVMTGMRHFRH is encoded by the coding sequence ATGGCTGTCAGCTCCAAGCATATTCCCGCTCCCGATCTTCATCGGGTGCGCCGCGCCCTTCTTTCCGTGTCCGACAAGACCGGTCTCATCGATTTCGCTAAGGCACTTCATGCCCACGGCGTTGAAATTCTCTCGACCGGCGGCACCGCCAAGTCGATTGCCGCCGAAGGCATTCCTGTAAAAGACGTTTCGGAAGTTACCGGCTTCCCGGAAATCATGGACGGGCGCGTAAAAACTCTGCATCCATCGGTTCACGGCGGCCTGCTTGCAGTGCGCAACGACCCTGAACATGTTGCGGCGATGGAAGCCCACGGTATTGGCGGCATCGATCTGGCCGTCATTAATCTCTACCCATTTGAAGAAGTCCGCTTCAAGGGCGGCGACTACGACACCACTGTCGAAAACATCGACATTGGTGGACCGGCCATGATCCGCGCCTCGGCAAAGAACCACGCCTATGTCGCAACCGTTGTCGATCCGGCTGACTATGCAGACGTTGTAACTGAACTCGAAAAGAACGAAGGCTCGCTGCCGATCTCTTTCCGCAAAAAGCTCGCAGCCAAGGCATTTTCACGCACAGCCGCTTATGATGCTGCTATTTCCAACTGGTTTGCCGAAGCAATCAATGATGAAACCCCAACCTATCGCTCGGTTGCAGGCAAGCTGCACTCCGTCATGCGCTATGGTGAAAACCCACATCAGACCGCGGGCTTTTATCTGACGGGCGAACAGCGTCCGGGCGTGGCCACAGCAACCCAGCTTCAGGGCAAGCAACTTTCCTATAACAACATCAACGACACCGATGCAGCTTTTGAGCTCGTAGCCGAGTTTGACCCAGCCCGCACCGCAGCCGTTGCCATCATCAAGCACGCCAATCCATGCGGTGTTGCGGAAGCCGCCACCATCAAGGAAGCCTATCTCAAGGCGCTCGCTTGCGATCCAGTTTCGGCCTTTGGTGGTATTGTTGCGCTCAACAAGACACTTGATGAAGCCGCCGCTGAAGAAATCGTCAAAATCTTCACCGAAGTCATCATCGCACCGGACGCGACCGAAGGCGCACAGGCGATCGTTGCAGCCAAGAAGAACCTGCGTCTGCTGGTAACGGGCGGTCTGCCTGATCCGCGCGCCAAGGGCATTGCAGCGAAAACCGTTGCAGGCGGCCTGCTGGTGCAGTCACGCGACAACGGCAATGTCGATGACCTTGATCTCAAGGTCGTCACCAAGCGGAGCCCGAGCGAAGCCGAACTCAACGACATGAAGTTCGCTTTCCGCGTTGGCAAGCATGTGAAGTCGAACGCCATTGTTTACGTCAAGGATGGCGCAACAGTCGGCATCGGCGCAGGCCAGATGAGCCGCGTGGACTCGGCCCGTATCGCAGCGCGTAAGGCAGAAGATGCAGCAGAAGCAGCCGGTCTTGCTGAGCCGCTGACCAAGGGCTGCGTTGTTGCATCCGACGCGTTCTTCCCGTTTGCTGACGGTTTGCTGTCTGCTGTTCAGGCAGGCGCCACTGCGGTTATCCAGCCGGGCGGCTCGATGCGTGACGATGAAGTGATTGCAGCTGCTGACGAGCATGGCATTGCCATGGTGATGACTGGTATGCGTCACTTCCGCCATTAA
- the glpK gene encoding glycerol kinase GlpK: MTQFVGSIDQGTTSSRFIIFDRNGNIVAMDQREHEQIYPKAGWVEHNANEIWRNTQHVIGETLKKAKLEASDIASVGITNQRETTLLWDRKTGAPLYNAIVWMDTRTDELVDHFVKDGGADRLRDKTGLPISTYFSGLKLRWILDNIPGAREKAEAGDALFGTMDSWLVWNLTGGTNGGIHITDVTNASRTQLMDLSTLKWDGEILQLFGIPAACLPEIRSSSEVYGEITLPALVSVKLAGILGDQQAALFGQACLEPGEAKNTYGTGCFMLMNTGEKLVPSTYGLLTTVAYQLGEQKPVYALEGSIAITGALVQWLRDNLGIIKASADIETLARTVEDNGDVYFVPAFSGLYAPHWEDSARGVIAGLTRFANKGHIARAALEASAYQVREVLEAMAKDSGVEITELRADGGMTINELLMQFQSDILNVPVVRPKIIETTSLGAAYAAGLAVGYWKSTNDIIENWQVGQRWHPKMTAKERTSLFNAWEKAVQRSLNWVD; this comes from the coding sequence ATGACACAGTTCGTCGGTTCTATCGATCAGGGAACCACCAGTTCGCGTTTCATTATTTTTGATAGAAACGGCAATATTGTCGCCATGGATCAGCGCGAACATGAGCAGATCTATCCCAAGGCTGGCTGGGTTGAGCACAATGCCAATGAAATCTGGCGCAACACGCAGCATGTCATCGGCGAAACACTGAAGAAAGCGAAGCTCGAGGCTTCCGATATTGCATCCGTAGGCATTACCAATCAACGCGAAACAACGCTGCTGTGGGACAGGAAGACCGGCGCGCCGCTTTACAATGCCATTGTCTGGATGGACACCCGCACGGACGAACTGGTCGATCATTTTGTCAAAGATGGTGGCGCAGATCGCCTGCGCGATAAGACCGGACTGCCAATTTCGACTTATTTCTCCGGCCTTAAACTGCGCTGGATACTTGATAATATTCCGGGAGCGCGTGAAAAGGCAGAAGCAGGCGATGCGCTGTTCGGCACGATGGATAGCTGGCTTGTCTGGAATCTCACCGGCGGCACAAATGGCGGCATTCACATCACTGATGTAACCAATGCGTCACGCACGCAGTTGATGGACTTGTCTACGCTCAAATGGGACGGTGAAATCTTGCAGCTGTTCGGTATTCCCGCGGCTTGTCTGCCGGAAATTCGTTCGTCCAGCGAAGTCTATGGCGAGATTACCCTGCCCGCGCTTGTCAGTGTGAAGCTTGCAGGCATTCTGGGCGATCAGCAGGCAGCCCTTTTCGGTCAGGCCTGCCTTGAGCCGGGCGAAGCCAAGAACACCTATGGCACCGGCTGCTTCATGTTGATGAATACAGGGGAGAAGCTGGTTCCATCCACCTATGGACTTCTCACGACTGTTGCATATCAGCTTGGTGAACAAAAGCCAGTCTATGCGCTGGAAGGCTCGATTGCCATCACCGGCGCACTGGTGCAATGGCTGCGCGATAATCTTGGCATTATCAAAGCCAGCGCTGACATTGAAACACTGGCGCGCACAGTCGAAGACAATGGCGATGTCTATTTCGTCCCGGCCTTCTCCGGCCTTTATGCACCGCATTGGGAAGATTCCGCACGCGGCGTCATTGCTGGCCTGACACGCTTTGCAAATAAAGGTCACATCGCCCGCGCCGCCCTTGAAGCAAGTGCCTATCAGGTGCGCGAAGTGCTGGAAGCCATGGCCAAGGATTCAGGTGTAGAGATCACTGAACTGCGCGCTGATGGCGGCATGACCATCAACGAACTGCTTATGCAGTTTCAGTCTGATATTCTGAATGTTCCGGTCGTGCGTCCGAAGATCATCGAAACCACTTCCCTGGGTGCAGCTTATGCGGCTGGGCTTGCGGTCGGCTATTGGAAGTCGACCAACGACATTATTGAGAACTGGCAGGTCGGCCAGCGCTGGCATCCAAAGATGACGGCAAAGGAACGCACCAGTCTGTTCAACGCGTGGGAGAAGGCCGTGCAGCGGTCTCTCAACTGGGTCGATTAG
- a CDS encoding MIP/aquaporin family protein, which produces MSNGFIGEFLGTMVLILLGDGVVANVLLAKSKGQNSGWIVITAGWGFAVLCGVMVGVAAGSAGHLNPAVTLAFFAAGSFPAANVAPYIAAQMLGAFAGAVLVYLAYLPHWKPTEDKGLKLGVFCTGPAIRNLPANCLAEIIGTFVLVFVVIAIGAKAVGATGVLGPLMVGLLVWALGVSLGGPTGYAINPARDLGPRIAHALLPIPGKGSSDWSYAWIPVAAPIIGGLLAITCAKAAGMM; this is translated from the coding sequence ATGAGTAATGGTTTTATCGGCGAATTTCTTGGCACAATGGTACTTATCCTGTTGGGCGATGGCGTGGTTGCAAACGTGCTTCTTGCAAAATCCAAAGGCCAGAATTCCGGCTGGATCGTCATTACCGCAGGCTGGGGCTTTGCGGTTCTCTGCGGTGTGATGGTTGGAGTTGCAGCTGGCAGTGCAGGTCATCTAAACCCTGCAGTGACGCTTGCCTTTTTTGCGGCCGGTAGTTTTCCGGCGGCTAACGTAGCGCCCTATATTGCGGCGCAGATGCTTGGTGCTTTCGCAGGTGCCGTGCTCGTCTATCTCGCTTATCTGCCCCACTGGAAACCAACGGAAGACAAAGGCCTCAAGCTCGGCGTCTTCTGCACCGGACCTGCCATCCGCAATCTTCCGGCCAATTGCCTCGCAGAGATCATTGGCACTTTCGTGTTGGTATTCGTTGTCATTGCCATTGGGGCAAAGGCCGTCGGTGCAACAGGCGTCCTTGGACCACTGATGGTCGGCCTGCTTGTATGGGCACTTGGTGTTTCACTGGGCGGCCCCACCGGCTATGCGATCAATCCGGCACGCGATCTCGGACCACGCATCGCCCACGCATTGCTGCCCATTCCGGGAAAAGGCAGCTCGGACTGGTCCTATGCATGGATTCCAGTTGCAGCGCCGATCATCGGCGGCCTTCTCGCGATTACATGCGCCAAAGCTGCAGGCATGATGTGA
- a CDS encoding MFS transporter: protein MTEHAMPKDSYSSRRGVWGWIFFDWAAQPFFTVVTTFIFGPYFISRMAESPEAGQIAWGYGFAAAGLAVAILSPILGAVSDRTGPRKPWIAFFAIIKITALATLWFAVPGANIYWVLFAFALAMIAAEFSIVFNDSMMPRLVPQKDIGRVSNIAWGLGYLGGMTVLIFIVFCLAASPETGKTIIGINPLFGLDPVKGEDGRIAGPISALWYFVFILPMFFFTPDVAKGEKLAPALRSGLSELKKTLGEVRRRPGIVRFLIARMVYQDGVNALLALGAGYAAVLFSWSITEIGLFGMILNVMAIFSCLIASKLDTRVGSKVVVLGSIVLLFIASLGIVSTGHDYTMFGLISFAPTDAKGLFATPAEHAYLIYGLMIGAAFGPVQASSRSWFARSIKPEESGRYFGIYALAGRATSFIGPFLVATVTALSGSAALGMSVLVVLFGAGFLLAKATPYPAEHV, encoded by the coding sequence ATGACGGAACATGCAATGCCGAAAGACAGCTATTCTTCGCGCCGCGGTGTGTGGGGTTGGATATTTTTTGACTGGGCGGCGCAGCCGTTTTTTACAGTCGTCACGACGTTTATTTTTGGTCCTTATTTCATTTCCCGCATGGCAGAGAGCCCAGAGGCTGGGCAGATCGCATGGGGCTATGGCTTTGCAGCAGCAGGGCTTGCGGTTGCGATCCTGTCGCCAATCCTCGGAGCTGTGTCTGACAGAACAGGACCGCGAAAACCATGGATAGCGTTCTTTGCGATTATCAAGATTACAGCGCTTGCTACGCTGTGGTTCGCTGTTCCGGGTGCAAATATTTATTGGGTGCTGTTTGCATTTGCGTTGGCGATGATTGCGGCAGAGTTCTCGATTGTCTTTAATGATTCCATGATGCCGCGGCTTGTTCCGCAAAAAGATATTGGCCGGGTGTCGAATATTGCTTGGGGGCTTGGCTATCTTGGTGGCATGACGGTGCTGATTTTCATCGTTTTCTGTCTGGCTGCGTCACCTGAAACAGGAAAAACAATCATTGGCATTAATCCGCTGTTTGGGCTTGATCCAGTGAAAGGCGAAGACGGACGCATAGCCGGACCGATTTCTGCTCTCTGGTATTTTGTATTTATTCTTCCGATGTTTTTCTTCACGCCTGATGTGGCAAAGGGTGAAAAACTCGCACCAGCTTTGCGCTCAGGTTTGAGTGAATTGAAGAAGACGCTTGGTGAAGTTCGCAGACGTCCGGGTATCGTCCGCTTCCTGATTGCACGTATGGTTTATCAGGATGGCGTCAATGCGCTGCTGGCGCTCGGAGCTGGTTATGCGGCAGTGCTATTCAGCTGGTCTATCACCGAAATTGGTCTGTTTGGCATGATCCTGAACGTGATGGCTATTTTTAGCTGTCTGATTGCAAGCAAACTGGATACGCGGGTGGGATCAAAGGTTGTGGTTCTAGGATCGATTGTCCTGCTATTTATAGCGTCTCTTGGGATTGTATCGACGGGCCATGACTATACGATGTTTGGCTTAATTTCATTCGCGCCGACTGATGCGAAAGGCTTGTTCGCAACACCTGCCGAGCACGCTTATCTGATCTACGGGTTGATGATTGGAGCCGCATTCGGGCCTGTGCAGGCATCATCGCGGTCGTGGTTTGCGCGCAGCATTAAGCCTGAAGAGTCAGGCCGTTATTTTGGCATTTATGCGCTGGCAGGGCGCGCCACCAGCTTTATTGGACCATTTCTGGTGGCGACTGTTACAGCGCTTAGCGGATCGGCAGCGCTCGGCATGTCGGTGTTGGTCGTGTTATTTGGTGCAGGTTTTCTGCTGGCCAAAGCCACGCCCTATCCGGCTGAGCATGTTTGA